A region of Desulfolithobacter dissulfuricans DNA encodes the following proteins:
- the glpK gene encoding glycerol kinase GlpK — protein MNPHILAIDQGTTSGRAIVFNRNLEIIGVAQQEFPQHYPASGWVEHEPDDLWQTTITTCREVLKKTGLTGADIAAIGITNQRETTIIWDRETGRPIHRAIVWQDRRTSDHCESLKNEGHEELVVSRSGLLLDPYFSATKAAWILDHVDGARDRAARGQLAFGTVDTFLLWKLTGGRVHATDATNASRTMLYNIHTGAWDRELLDLFTIPEDILPEVRDSAADFGTTDPDLLGHPIPIGGIAGDQQAALVGQACFEPGMLKSTYGTGCFAVLNTGDQPVRSTNRLLTTIGIQLGSRPTYALEGSIFIAGAAVQWLRDSLGIIRNAAESGTLARQADERQNVYLVPAFTGMGAPYWDAESRGAMFGLTRSTGPAEFARAALESVCYQTRDLLEAMGRDWSGMPGRETVLRVDGGMVASDWTMQFLADILNAPVDRPRILETTALGAAYLAGLQTGICPPPDRFAASWKQDHRFLPGLDEATRATKYSGWQDAVRRTLSRR, from the coding sequence ATGAATCCACACATCCTTGCCATTGACCAGGGGACCACATCGGGCCGGGCCATTGTCTTTAACCGTAACCTGGAGATCATCGGTGTCGCCCAGCAGGAGTTTCCGCAGCATTATCCCGCTTCGGGCTGGGTGGAACACGAACCCGACGACCTCTGGCAGACCACCATCACCACCTGCCGAGAGGTCCTGAAGAAGACCGGGCTGACCGGTGCCGACATCGCCGCCATCGGCATCACCAACCAGCGGGAGACCACCATCATCTGGGACCGGGAAACCGGCCGCCCCATCCACCGGGCCATCGTCTGGCAGGACCGCCGGACCAGCGATCACTGCGAATCCCTGAAGAACGAAGGGCATGAAGAGCTGGTGGTCTCAAGGAGCGGCCTTCTCCTGGATCCCTATTTTTCCGCCACCAAGGCGGCCTGGATCCTGGACCACGTGGACGGTGCCAGGGACAGGGCTGCCCGGGGTCAACTGGCTTTCGGCACCGTGGACACCTTTCTCCTCTGGAAGCTTACCGGTGGCCGGGTGCATGCCACCGATGCCACCAACGCCTCCCGGACCATGCTGTACAATATCCATACCGGGGCCTGGGACCGGGAACTGCTTGACCTGTTCACCATTCCCGAGGACATTCTCCCCGAAGTCCGGGACAGCGCCGCTGACTTCGGCACCACGGATCCCGACCTGCTCGGCCACCCCATCCCCATCGGCGGTATTGCCGGTGACCAGCAGGCCGCCCTGGTGGGCCAGGCCTGTTTCGAGCCCGGGATGCTCAAATCGACCTACGGCACCGGCTGCTTTGCCGTGCTCAATACCGGTGACCAGCCGGTCCGCTCCACCAACCGGTTGCTGACCACCATCGGCATCCAGCTCGGCAGCCGGCCCACCTATGCCCTGGAGGGATCCATCTTCATTGCCGGGGCCGCCGTGCAGTGGCTGCGCGACAGTCTGGGTATCATCAGAAACGCCGCCGAATCAGGCACCCTGGCCCGCCAGGCCGACGAGCGCCAGAATGTTTACCTGGTACCGGCATTCACCGGCATGGGGGCGCCCTACTGGGATGCGGAAAGCCGGGGCGCCATGTTCGGACTGACCCGCTCCACCGGCCCGGCGGAGTTTGCCCGGGCCGCCCTGGAATCGGTCTGCTACCAGACCAGGGACCTGCTGGAGGCCATGGGCCGCGACTGGAGCGGGATGCCCGGCCGGGAAACCGTGCTCCGGGTGGATGGCGGCATGGTGGCCTCGGACTGGACCATGCAGTTCCTCGCCGATATCCTCAACGCCCCGGTGGACCGGCCGCGTATCCTCGAGACCACGGCCCTGGGCGCCGCCTACCTGGCCGGCCTGCAGACAGGAATCTGCCCGCCTCCGGACCGGTTCGCCGCCTCGTGGAAACAGGACCACCGGTTTCTTCCCGGCCTGGACGAGGCCACCCGGGCGACCAAGTACAGCGGCTG
- a CDS encoding BMP family ABC transporter substrate-binding protein, with protein sequence MLCGGPAPEAREMQVGFIYVSPIGDAGWSYAHDLGRQAVEKLPGVTTSYVEAVKEGPDAERVILNMARKGYDLIFATSYGYMDPMLKVAKRFPKTVFMHCSGFKTAPNMGNYFGRMYQARYLTGMVAGAMTKSNVIGYVAAFPIPEVIRGINAFALGARAVNPKAQVRVVWTKSWYDPVTEKEAAKSLLDVGADVLTQHQDSPSAQEAAQEKGVYSIGYNSDMSKFAPRAHLTAAIWNWAPFYVETVKKVQNHTWKTGSFWPGIETGIVDIAPFAPMVPEEVQKRVLAMKEDLKAGRADVFVGPVRDQSGKMRIPAGQKAADKDLLGMTWFVEGVIGTVE encoded by the coding sequence ATGCTCTGTGGAGGCCCGGCCCCTGAGGCCAGGGAGATGCAGGTGGGCTTTATTTATGTTTCGCCCATCGGTGATGCGGGCTGGTCCTATGCCCACGATCTGGGCCGCCAGGCGGTGGAGAAGCTGCCCGGGGTCACGACCTCCTATGTGGAGGCGGTAAAAGAGGGCCCGGACGCCGAGCGGGTCATTCTCAACATGGCGCGCAAGGGCTATGATCTGATCTTTGCCACCAGCTACGGCTACATGGACCCCATGCTCAAAGTGGCCAAACGGTTCCCCAAGACGGTGTTCATGCACTGCTCAGGTTTCAAGACCGCCCCCAACATGGGTAACTATTTCGGCCGGATGTACCAGGCCCGCTACCTGACCGGCATGGTGGCCGGCGCCATGACCAAATCAAACGTGATCGGCTATGTGGCCGCCTTCCCCATCCCCGAGGTTATCCGCGGCATCAATGCCTTTGCCCTTGGTGCCCGGGCTGTCAATCCCAAGGCCCAGGTGCGGGTGGTCTGGACCAAGAGCTGGTATGATCCGGTAACGGAAAAGGAGGCCGCCAAGAGCCTGCTCGACGTGGGTGCCGACGTGCTGACCCAGCACCAGGATTCCCCTTCTGCCCAGGAAGCGGCCCAGGAAAAGGGGGTCTACTCCATCGGCTATAACTCCGACATGTCCAAGTTCGCGCCCAGGGCCCACCTGACCGCGGCCATCTGGAACTGGGCCCCGTTCTACGTGGAGACCGTGAAAAAGGTCCAGAACCACACCTGGAAAACCGGTTCCTTCTGGCCCGGCATCGAGACCGGTATTGTCGATATTGCCCCGTTCGCGCCCATGGTCCCGGAAGAGGTCCAGAAACGCGTTCTGGCCATGAAAGAGGACCTCAAGGCCGGCCGGGCCGATGTCTTTGTCGGTCCCGTCAGGGACCAGAGTGGCAAGATGCGGATTCCGGCGGGCCAGAAGGCCGCGGACAAGGATCTGCTCGGCATGACCTGGTTTGTCGAGGGCGTCATCGGGACGGTGGAATAA